A section of the Carassius auratus strain Wakin unplaced genomic scaffold, ASM336829v1 scaf_tig00039326, whole genome shotgun sequence genome encodes:
- the LOC113083756 gene encoding uncharacterized protein LOC113083756 isoform X2, translated as MMMNMFGVDAVKTVSVMEGDSVTLQTDTELQTDDVLTWQFGDEKTPIATINSGTGSFSTSGGPNGRFRDRLKLDHQTGSLTITNITSQHAGRYQVRTKIIYRFSVTVYARLSVPVISRNSSQSSSSSYCSLVCSVVNVSHVTLSWYKGNSLLSIISVSDLSITLSLPLEVEYQEKNSYSCVVAYPFTNQTTHLNNTQHCQPCSESVHCCGVTEAVIRLVISALVGVATVAVLVYDIRPRKDEQQRRSNPHTN; from the exons ATGATGATGAACA TGTTTGGTGTTGATGCAGTGAAGAcggtgtcagtgatggagggagattcagtaaCTCTACAGACTGATACTGAACTACAGACGGATGATGTTTTAACCTGGCAGTTTGGAGATGAAAAGACTCCCATCGCTACAATCAACAGTGGGACAGGAAGCTTCTCTACATCTGGTGGTCCTAATGGGAGATTccgagacagactgaagctggatcatcaaactggatctctgaccattaCAAACATCACAAGTCAACATGCTGGACGTTATCAAGTCAGGACAAAGATAATATATAGATTCAGTGTTACTGTATATG CTCGCCTGTCTGTTCCTGTCATTAGCAGAAACTCTTcacaatcttcatcatcttcatatTGTTctttggtgtgttcagtggtgaatgtgagtcatgtgactctctcctggtacaaaggaaacagtttattgtccatcatcagtgtgtctgatctcagcatcactctctctctacctctggaggtggaatatcaggagaaaaacagctacagctgtgttgTGGCTTATCCattcacaaaccagaccacacatctcaacAACACTCAACATTGTCAACCATGTTCAG AATCTGTCCACTGCTGTGGTgttactgaagctgtgatccgattggtcatTTCCGCTTTGGTGGGAGTGGCTACTGTGGCTgtgctggtttatgacatcagaccTAGGAAAGACGAACAACAGAGAAGATCAAACCCTCATACCAACTAA
- the LOC113083756 gene encoding uncharacterized protein LOC113083756 isoform X1, with amino-acid sequence MLHSFVVCCLCFWHLAVFGVDAVKTVSVMEGDSVTLQTDTELQTDDVLTWQFGDEKTPIATINSGTGSFSTSGGPNGRFRDRLKLDHQTGSLTITNITSQHAGRYQVRTKIIYRFSVTVYARLSVPVISRNSSQSSSSSYCSLVCSVVNVSHVTLSWYKGNSLLSIISVSDLSITLSLPLEVEYQEKNSYSCVVAYPFTNQTTHLNNTQHCQPCSESVHCCGVTEAVIRLVISALVGVATVAVLVYDIRPRKDEQQRRSNPHTN; translated from the exons ATGCTTCACTCATTTGTTGTTTGCTGTTTGTGCTTTTGGCACTTGGCTG TGTTTGGTGTTGATGCAGTGAAGAcggtgtcagtgatggagggagattcagtaaCTCTACAGACTGATACTGAACTACAGACGGATGATGTTTTAACCTGGCAGTTTGGAGATGAAAAGACTCCCATCGCTACAATCAACAGTGGGACAGGAAGCTTCTCTACATCTGGTGGTCCTAATGGGAGATTccgagacagactgaagctggatcatcaaactggatctctgaccattaCAAACATCACAAGTCAACATGCTGGACGTTATCAAGTCAGGACAAAGATAATATATAGATTCAGTGTTACTGTATATG CTCGCCTGTCTGTTCCTGTCATTAGCAGAAACTCTTcacaatcttcatcatcttcatatTGTTctttggtgtgttcagtggtgaatgtgagtcatgtgactctctcctggtacaaaggaaacagtttattgtccatcatcagtgtgtctgatctcagcatcactctctctctacctctggaggtggaatatcaggagaaaaacagctacagctgtgttgTGGCTTATCCattcacaaaccagaccacacatctcaacAACACTCAACATTGTCAACCATGTTCAG AATCTGTCCACTGCTGTGGTgttactgaagctgtgatccgattggtcatTTCCGCTTTGGTGGGAGTGGCTACTGTGGCTgtgctggtttatgacatcagaccTAGGAAAGACGAACAACAGAGAAGATCAAACCCTCATACCAACTAA